From Penicillium digitatum chromosome 5, complete sequence, one genomic window encodes:
- a CDS encoding Fungal transcriptional regulatory protein, N-terminal: MNGSHDSGAETGTEHSPSRFTAVNGREPVISANGNGNGHGLTPSSVPNGERVPAQEKTNLDPSRDDRDDRDDTAKDQEKWSQTSSPSGSHNRNKRKRSESREQDSVNASRSPVNRPESNQPNPNGLPGSASEIERGNHSATSSHRSEGNDAGHTSANSPWSEYDSQLITQAQRAQQIDASDVHLADALQRETGQERSMTNRSTPGTQQPSSPSYAPDRHGAAQVAPKRKRVFSNRTKTGCMTCRRRKKKCDEQHPACNNCLRGGFLCEGYSSRSTWQKPSSTKTPIPLQSKEGYSDINGPYVQETNRHQDRQPNLVEHVESTKIRPMVVEENDRPVQQYNTSPTVAPSNHAWSKQAWPGAGPGTGSNTSHPPYPSEPMAKVVDYREVPPIHELSREGRPKPDYPVISSLRDLSHPSHPKSNMPLFQNGPEPRTLPAAAVDTHSPQAQARMALSIEHQLSGRTLSSDETEKEKMIRGKLYRPFDVHLVEERDRCRGALWKFNNACNPLNGISSKEQNRLLKEIIVPPASSVVNSPAGTGVPRSAGSIGQGAVVEAPFSCHYGYNLHIGEDVMISENCLFVDDCVIRIGAHTWIGPNVKIISSTAHPNMQERKGSQSRYQGRQVIIEEDCYVGAGCIIYPGVRLARGVYVAPGEIVNTNIAGYMFQGSKPSFAM; the protein is encoded by the exons ATGAATGGTAGTCACGACTCTGGGGCCGAAACGGGGACGGAACACAGCCCATCCCGATTTACCGCAGTTAATGGCAGAGAACCCGTGATCTCTGCAAATGGCAATGGGAATGGTCATGGGCTAACACCCAGTTCTGTCCCCAATGGAGAACGTGTACCCGCCCAAGAAAAGACCAATTTAGATCCCAGTCGGGATGATCGGGATGATCGGGATGATACTGCCAAAGATCAAGAGAAGTGGTCACAAACATCCTCGCCCAGCGGCTCTCACAACAGGAATAAGAGAAAAAGATCAGAGTCTCGAGAACAAGATTCTGTGAACGCCTCCAGGAGCCCGGTAAACCGTCCCGAGAGCAACCAACCCAATCCAAACGGCTTGCCAGGTTCGGCCTCGGAGATAGAGCGTGGCAATCATTCTGCAACATCATCTCACCGGTCCGAGGGGAATGATGCGGGCCATACCTCCGCCAATAGTCCTTGGTCAGAATATGATTCTCAGCTGATCACCCAGGCACAGCGGGCCCAGCAAATTGATGCATCGGATGTCCACCTAGCAGACGCTCTTCAGCGCGAGACAGGCCAAGAAAGGTCCATGACAAATCGGTCAACCCCCGGCACGCAACAGCCGTCCTCTCCTAGTTATGCGCCAGATCGACATGGGGCCGCGCAGGTGGCTCCAAAGAGGAAGCGGGTATTTAGTAACCGAACGAAGACAGGCTGTATGACCTGCCGCCGcagaaaaaagaaatgtgACGAGCAACATCCAGCGT GCAACAACTGTCTTCGTGGGGGCTTTCTGTGTGAAGGGTATTCATCCCGAAGCACCTGGCAGAAGCCGTCTAGTACAAAAACCCCGATCCCTTTGCAATCCAAAGAAGGCTATTCAGACATCAATGGCCCGTATGTGCAAGAAACAAATCGACACCAAGACCGACAACCTAACCTAGTGGAGCATGTCGAATCCACGAAAATCAGGCCCATGGTGGTGGAGGAAAATGACCGCCCCGTTCAACAATACAATACCAGCCCAACAGTTGCGCCATCCAACCATGCGTGGTCAAAACAAGCTTGGCCAGGTGCTGGCCCGGGGACTGGGTCCAATACTAGTCATCCCCCTTATCCCTCCGAACCCATGGCGAAAGTTGTCGATTATCGGGAAGTTCCACCTATCCATGAGCTATCGCGGGAAGGGCGTCCCAAACCTGACTATCCGGTCATCTCTTCACTTCGGGACCTCAGTCATCCATCTCATCCTAAATCCAACATGCCCTTATTCCAAAATGGGCCCGAGCCACGGACACTGCCCGCAGCAGCTGTGGACACCCATAGTCCCCAGGCGCAGGCTCGGATGGCACTTAGTATCGAGCATCAGCTCTCTGGCCGTACCCTATCGAGTGACGAGacagagaaggaaaagatgATCAGAGGCAAACTCTACCGACCATTTGACGTTCACCTCGTGGAGGAAAGAGATCGTTGCCGAGGTGCACTATGGAAATTTAATAACGCCTGCAATCCTCTCAACGGCATCAGTTCGAAAGAGCAAAACCGCCTTCTGAAGGAGATCATCGTACCTCCGGCATCTTCCGTTGTCAACTCCCCAGCTGGAACTGGCGTGCCTCGCTCTGCCGGATCCATCGGCCAAGGGGCGGTTGTTGAGGCTCCTTTTAGTTGTCATTATGGTTACAACCTCCACATTGGGGAAGACGTCATGATTTCGGAGAATTGCCTGTTTGTGGATGACTGTGTTATCCGCATCGGTGCTCACACATGGATAGGCCCCAACGTCAAAATCATTAGTTCAACTGCTCATCCCAACATGCAAGAGCGCAAAGGCTCGCAAAGTCGATATCAAGGTCGGCAAGTCATTATCGAAGAAGACTGTTATGTGGGCGCGGGTTGCATCATCTACCCAGGGGTTCGTCTTGCTCGTGGCGTTTATGTAGCCCCAGGGGAGATTGTCAACACCAACATTGCAGGTTACATGTTTCAGGGGTCAAAACCCAGCTTTGCTATGTGA
- a CDS encoding Delta-aminolevulinic acid dehydratase, translating into MSFSNLVSDIAFRDARLDDGSSQISRARSHLSHATARSYASTAATSVSISGEVSSQLHSGYSHPLTRAWQADRQLTKDMLIYPLFITDNPDEETLIPSLPNQYRRGINRLVPFVAPLVRKGLRSVMLFGVPLQPSAKDALGTAADDPDGPVIQAIRLLRSRFPQLYITTDVCLCEYTSHGHCGILREDGTLDNAQSVDRISDVAIAYAVAGAHCVAPSDMNDGRIRAIKLKLIEAGVAHRVLLMSYSAKFSGCLYGPFRDAAGSCPSFGDRRCYQLPPGGRGLARRAIQRDMAEGADIIMVKPASSYLDIIRDAKDLAPDLPVAAYQVSGEFAMIHAAAKAGVFNLKDMALESTEGILRAGAGIVISYFVPEFLDWL; encoded by the exons ATGTCTTTTTCAAATCTGGTGTCCGACATTGCCTTCCGTGATGCTCGTCTAGATGATGGCAGCTCCCAAATATCCCGCGCCCGATCTCACCTGTCTCACGCGACCGCTCGGTCTTATGCCAGCACCGCAGCCACAAGCGTCAGCATTTCTGGCGAAGTTTCCAGCCAGTTACATTCTGGATACAGCCATCCCCTGACTAGGGCATGGCAGGCCGACAGGCAATTGACAAAG GATATGCTCATCTATCCGTTATTCATCACAGACAATCCCGACGAGGAGACATTAATTCCTTCCTTGCCCAATCAATACCGTCGTGGAATCAATCGTCTGGTTCCCTTTGTTGCTCCTCTTGTTCGGAAGGGACTGCGATCGGTCATGTTGTTTGGTGTTCCGCTTCAGCCATCCGCCAAGGATGCATTGGGGACCGCCGCAGATGACCCCGATGGTCCTGTCATTCAGGCTATTCGTCTTCTCCGATCTCGTTTCCCTCAACTTTATATTACAACCGATGTTTGCCTCTGCGAGTACACATCGCACGGTCACTGTGGTATCTTACGAGAAGATGGAACTCTCGACAACGCGCAGTCCGTTGATCGGATTTCCGATGTAGCTATTGCCTACGCCGTGGCTGGAGCTCACTGCGTGGCCCCATCAGACATGAACGACGGAAGAATCCGGGCTATCAAGCTCAAGTTGATTGAAGCTGGTGTGGCACACCGTGTACTTTTGATGTCTTACAGTGCTAAATTCAGCGGCTGCTTATATGGACCGTTCCGTGATGCGGCCGGCTCCTGCCCCTCATTCGGGGATCGTCGGTGCTACCAGCTTCCTCCAGGCGGCCGCGGTCTTGCCCGACGGGCGATACAGAGGGACATGGCCGAAGGTGCAGACATTATCATGGTGAAGCCAGCCAGCAGCTACCTTGATATCATCCGGGATGCCAAGGATTTGGCACCGGATCTTCCGGTAGCCGCCTACCAGGTCAGTGGTGAATTTGCAATGATTCATGCTGCTGCTAAGGCCGGTGTCTTCAATCTCAAGGATATGGCCCTGGAAAGCACTGAAGGCATATTGAGAGCAGGTGCTGGGATTGTGATCAGTTACTTTGTCCCGGAATTTCTCGACTGGCTTTAG
- a CDS encoding cell cycle control protein 50A-like, protein MSEPAPQPPFLPSDLEQFAEHARDHPDQWFEYCRRAYDYIESTQSEATNARERVDQAELQLQAARIKITRLSSELTAAERDHLRDVAVLEYQKKLYDEAQQNIARIEAARMCAAELAIPTGNTVPPPVPEPAAEPGVAAAMGTPPSLTPESSGSHRLAMEGEMHNEALPTMLEQAINREMKGMLLHHEPPKGDYLDLARFLQNLENRRVQYDSGPSTAPRTYSATTEEPPATAEEPPATTEEPPATAEEPPATTEEPPATTEEPPATTEEPPATAEEPPATTEDPPATTEEPPATAEEPPATTEEPPATAEEPPATCKVPSEEPACTTNWSRETRHCSRIASCVCCVCKKEIQHVRNYNRGHRDCTEPQDRH, encoded by the exons aTGTCTGAACCAGCCCCGCAACCTCCGTTCCTGCCCAGCGACCTAGAACAATTCGCCGAACACGCGAGAGACCATCCTGACCAATGGTTCGAATACTGCCGCCGCGCGTACGACTACATTGAGAGCACCCAGTCCGAGGCGACCAACGCTCGCGAACGAGTGGACCAAGCCGAACTGCAGCTACAAGCCGCGAGGATCAAGATCACCCGCCTGTCAAGCGAACTGACCGCAGCTGAGCGTGATCACCTCCGAGATGTCGCGGTCCTGGAATACCAGAAGAAGCTTTATGACGAAGCGCAACAGAACATTGCCCGTATCGAGGCTGCACGAATGTGTGCAGCCGAACTCGCCATCCCGACGGGGAATACCGTACCTCCCCCTGTCCCTGAACCTGCCGCTGAGCCTGGTGTAGCTGCTGCTATGGGAACGCCTCCGTCGCTTACTCCCGAATCTTCCGGCTCCCAC CGTCTTGCCATGGAGGGCGAGATGCATAATGAAGCCCTACCCACGATGCTCGAACAAGCAATCAACCGAGAAATGAAAGGGATGTTACTGCATCATGAACCGCCTAAGGGAGACTACCTCGACCTAGCGAGGTTCCTCCAGAACCTGGAAAACCGCCGAGTCCAATACGACAGCGGTCCGTCGACCGCCCCACGGACCTACtctgctaccactgaagaaccgcctgctaccgctgaagaaccgcctgctaccactgaagaaccgcctgctaccgctgaagaaccgcctgctaccactgaagaaccgcctgctaccactgaagaaccgcctgctaccaccgaagaaccgcctgctaccgctgaagaaccgcctgctaccactgaagatccgcctgctaccaccgaagaaccgcctgctaccgctgaagaaccgcctgctaccactgaagaaccgcctgctaccgctgaagaaccgcctgctacctgtaaagtcccgtctgaggaacctgcctgcacgaccaactggtctcgagaaacgagacattgcagccgtatcgctagctgcgtgtgctgcgtatgcaagaaagaaatacagcatgttcgcaattacaaccgcggacatcgagactgcactgaaccccaagaccgacactga
- a CDS encoding putative RNA-directed DNA polymerase from transposon X-element yields the protein MIVHPNRLRRARRVRPSVPREVLVFWANVRRQTACHTTALQLAYESACDVVCIQEPYVSAPTKKTGHPAYDCYAPTDEWDSSDPTSFESERPRVLTYVRKNSGLNAQQHRSSQDRDLLCVTI from the coding sequence ATGATAGTACACCCTAATAGACTCAGACGCGCGCGGCGCGTACGACCCTCGGTCCCACGGGAGGTCCTAGTCTTCTGGGCCAACGTCCGAAGACAGACGGCGTGTCACACAACCGCCCTCCAACTTGCTTACGAATCCGcatgcgatgtggtctgcatccaggagccctacgtctctgctccaacaaagaaaacgggacACCCGGCATACGACTGCTACGCCCCGACCGACGAATGGGATAGCTCTGACCCTACCTCCTTCGAATCGGAGAGACCACGAGTTCTTACCTACGTGAGGAAAAACTCCGGCCTCAATGCCCAACAACACCGGTctagccaagaccgagacctcctctgtgtgacgatctag
- a CDS encoding Zinc finger, BED-type predicted: MSHNDFVDWWLETDYGRKSKLKWDSNRHTEIWNSYHQVAQGIDGAPKVMCKRCGKILEHPYTLSPNSTGKAQYHGTSTIQKHRKTAGCLRSEKGKKAEITNFLQREGEVSASIPFLQEDWEEDLLQFLTLNRLPFHLIEHPSFKRIINKARSAPSPPVIPSADTIRRRLGSLVKDRQQRILRFVR, translated from the exons atgtcacataacgattttgtggactggtggttagagactgactacgggaggaaaagcaagcttaaatgggattcgaaccgccatacagagatctggaatagctaccatcaggtagctcagggtattgatggcgcaccaaaggttatgtgcaagcgctgtgggaagatcctagagcatccttatacactaagcccgaacagcacaggcaaagcgcagtatcatggcacatcaaccatccagaaacatcggaaaacggctggttgtttacggtcggaaaaggggaagaaagcggagattacaaacttcctacaacgagag ggagaagtttcagcaagcatacccttcttacaagaagattgggaggaggatctcctccaatttcttactctcaaccggctcccattccatctgatcgagcatccatcattcaaacgcatcatcaataaagctcgttccgccccatcccctccagtgattccatctgccgataccatccgtcgccgattgggcagtctagtcaaagaccggcagcagcgtatccttc gctttgtcagatga
- a CDS encoding O-methyltransferase has protein sequence MCDGKNVAILSWMEEVARSVPKTPPNTDLLEKLVSNLTTPPSTPVIQHTRRRSLSGAENSMPQPDPSKRPYRTGSETASTISVRLPDDITSLAPSSSAASRGGRSRSSSPSRVKAELAAATPQVVYVHESTDPKSVAASQLLATLTQGSEFDIDEGVARKISNASCQCATELRSEGSWLNKVALPLLDGAIAELPLECWSIQTESVDPQYQPRYTARDTYNRKVDLVVGLPVESWKVDYEQAGLNTPGKCFSHMTHPHTGKRIIGPGVDIKAADGNLVEAQVQLGVWMTGLLMWAFAQRKSVKDLPPLIGCTAVGEDWKFYIAIGVEGPGVLEQVRIWGPLSDLDGRTTSVKHTTSLLRTLRRVMEYTIGQYREEIFRAITSGA, from the exons ATGTGTGATGGGAAAAACGTCGCGATATTGTCCTGGATGGAGGAAGTTGCGAGGAGCGTGCCCAAAACTCCGCCCAACACTGATCTGTTGGAGAAACTGGTGAGCAACCTAACGACGCCTCCTTCAACCCCAGTGATCCAGCATACACGCAGAAGGTCGTTATCTGGAGCCGAAAATTCGATGCCGCAGCCAGATCCTTCGAAGAGACCCTATCGAACTGGTTCCGAAACAGCATCCACCATTTCCGTCCGCCTACCTGACGACATCACCTCTCTGGCCCCATCAAGTTCCGCGGCTAGTCGAGGTGGGAGATCACGTTCGTCTAGTCCATCACGCGTGAAAGCAGAACTAGCTGCCGCCACCCCCCAGGTCGTCTACGTACATGAATCTACCGACCCGAAAAGCGTCGCTGCGAGTCAACTACTGGCAACTCTAACGCAGGGTTCTGAGTTCGACATAGATGAAGGTGTTGCTCGGAAGATCTCAAATGCGTCGTGTCAGTGTGCTACTGAACTGCGCAGTGAAGGTTCCTGGTTGAATAAGGTCGCACTGCCGCTGTTGGATGGGGCCATTGCGGAACTGCCGTTAGAGTGTTGGAGCAT TCAAACAGAGTCCGTTGACCCTCAGTACCAACCTCGCTACACAGCCCGCGATACATACAACCGCAAAGTGGACCTGGTCGTCGGTCTGCCTGTGGAGTCTTGGAAAGTAGACTATGAACAGGCGGGGCTCAATACACCAGGTAAATGTTTCAGCCATATGACCCATCCGCACACCGGGAAACGTATTATTGGCCCTGGTGTTGATATTAAAGCTGCGGACGGAAACTTAGTAGAAGCTCAAGTCCAGCTTGGGGTATGGATGACAGGACTACTGATGTGGGCTTTCGCACAACGCAAGAGTGTGAAAGACTTGCCTCCGCTTATTGGCTGTACTGCTGTTGGGGAGGATTGGAAATTCTATATTGCAATCGGGGTCGAAGGGCCTGGCGTTCTGGAACAAGTA CGTATCTGGGGTCCTTTATCTGACTTGGACGGCCGCACCACGAGTGTTAAACATACCACGTCTCTTTTGAGAACACTTCGCCGAGTTATGGAGTACACAATCGGGCAGTACAGAGAAGAAATCTTCCGAGCGATTACTTCTGGAGCTTAA
- a CDS encoding F-box domain containing protein → MYAQWLYHLEDCQRDHAPAQWGAFKIPQTLLETPLVTQSSGLVALPNELLLQIIANAHSVDQLSLALTCKRMLALSAMATITIPSAPMHRAYSLNCSAMLALLRALQPRGARGHPKKSWAPCCVCYRYRPKRRGYWTLVEKLYEEDLFCGILAGYEYVVDSWSDKRSSSYQCPECWSSVAATHPPLGQNRFFRHPGSFSQDRDDLVEQSRSDSPTQSPPAAVSGVKKHLN, encoded by the exons ATGTACGCGCAATGGCTGTATCACCTCGAGGACTGCCAAAGAGACCATGCCCCTGCCCAATGGGGTGCCTTTAAAATTCCACAAACT CTCCTCGAAACGCCGCTAGTCACCCAGTCATCAGGACTTGTGGCTCTGCCCAATGAACTCCTACTACAAATCATCGCGAATGCCCACTCAGTCGACCAACTGTCCCTAGCACTTACATGCAAGAGGATGCTTGCTCTTTCCGCCATGGCAACCATCACGATACCTAGTGCGCCTATGCATCGGGCTTATTCCCTCAACTGCTCTGCAATGCTTGCACTTCTACGCGCCTTGCAGCCACGAGGGGCTCGCGGACACCCCAAGAAAAGTTGGGCTCCTTGCTGCGTCTGTTATCGGTACCGACCGAAAAGGAGAGGCTATTGGACACTTGTGGAGAAACTCTACGAAGAGGACTTATTTTGTGGAATCCTTGCAGGCTATGAATATGTGGTCGACTCGTGGAGTGACAAAAGGTCATCCTCATATCAATGTCCCGAATGCTGGT CTTCCGTGGCGGCCACTCATCCACCTCTCGGTCAGAATCGCTTCTTCCGCCATCCCGGCAGCTTCAGCCAGGATCGCGATGACTTGGTGGAACAGAGCCGCTCCGACTCGCCTACTCAATCCCCTCCGGCTGCCGTCTCCGGCGTCAAGAAGCACCTGAATTGA